The following coding sequences lie in one Lolium perenne isolate Kyuss_39 chromosome 2, Kyuss_2.0, whole genome shotgun sequence genomic window:
- the LOC127331828 gene encoding uncharacterized protein, translating into MEALSGSPTTNPSPCSGKDRFLDPKSILCGQRRGDENPSSFRCCPAAATVCPRCASAKLRRRCDGLPTMCRRRESYDLVSQAAPPRAAAGPRIDRAESCRRKGRGFLSPLGARRVLLRRGNRLPASTRSADRENTVLAKKRELQKLCEYNLDGSVDIKWPPTVKGRSRRWLARGLILGLILGLATAVRNITLPIQFLFWTARKGGGSPGSRYVDIIFVKRSVVEVKWGVVEVWEHHSELADQLKGRPARSS; encoded by the exons ATGGAAGCTTTATCCGGCAGCCCGACCACAAACCCTAGCCCATGCTCTGGCAAGGATCGATTTTTGGATCCAAAATCGATTCTTTGTGGTCAGCGGCGAGGCGATGAGAACCCGTCTTCCTTCCGCTGCTGCCCGGCCGCCGCGACGGTCTGCCCACGCTGCGCCAGTGCCAAGCTGCGCCGCCGCTGCGACGGTCTGCCCACGAtgtgccgccgccgcgaatcgtaTGATCTGGTTTCCCAGGCTGCGCCGCCGCGCGCTGCTGCAGGGCCACGGATAGATAGAGCGGAGAGCTGCCGACGCAAGGGAAGGGGATTTCTTTCTCCGCTCGGCGCACGGCGCGTCCTCCTCCGGCGAGGCAACCGACTCCCTGCCTCCACCAG GTCAGCAGATCGGGAGAACACGGTTCTTGCCAAAAAAAGAGAGCTTCAGAAGCTCTGTGAGTACAACCTGGACGGCTCTGTCGACATCAAGTGGCCGCCGACGGTGAAGGGAAGGTCCAGAAGGTGGCTCGCTCGAGGACTCATTCTGGGACTCATTCTGG GCTTGGCTACTGCAGTGAGAAACATCACTTTACCGATACAGTTCTTGTTCTGGACGGCACGCAAGGGTGGAGGCTCTCCGGGGAGCAG GTATGTGGACATCATCTTCGTCAAGCGGAGTGTAGTTGAGGTCAAGTGGGGCGTTGTTGAGGTCTGGGAGCACCATAGTGAACTTGCTGATCAGCTGAAAGGTAGACCGGCGAGGAGCAGCTGA